The stretch of DNA GCCTTCGCCGACGCCTTCGCGCGCATCCGCGACCTGCTCTTGACACTGCTCCCGCGCTACCATGCCCAGAGCAAGGTCTATGTCCACGTCGCTTTCGGCTGTACCGGGGGAAGACACCGCTCGGTCTACACCGCCGAGCGCATGGCAGGGGCCTTGCGCGAGGCGGGTTTTTCGCCCACTGTCCGCCACCGCAACCTCGCCTCGCGCGCCGCCGACGAGCTGGAGCGCACGCGGACCGGGGCGACATGATCTCTCTCCTCTCCAAAGAGGCGCGCCAACGCCCTTAGAATACACGGATTTTTGCCCCGCATGATTGGTTTGATCCTGGTCACACACGGCCGCCTTGCCGACCAGTTCGTCGAGGCGATGGAGCACGTCGTCGGGCGGCAGGAAGGAATCGCGACGGTCTGCATCGGACCGAACGACGACATGGAACAGCGCCGCGCCGAGATCGCCGAAGCGATCGCCGCGGTCGATGCGGGCGAGGGCGTGATCATCCTCACCGACCTGTTCGGCGGGACGCCTTCGAACCTCGCGATCTCGCTGCTCGACGCAGGGAGGGTCGAGGTGATCGCGGGGATCAACCTGCCGATGCTGATCCGCCTCGCCGGCGCGCGCAAGACGATGGGCGTGGTCGAGGCGGTCGAAGCGGCGCAGAGCGCCGGGCGCACCTACAT from Erythrobacter sp. encodes:
- a CDS encoding PTS sugar transporter subunit IIA, yielding MIGLILVTHGRLADQFVEAMEHVVGRQEGIATVCIGPNDDMEQRRAEIAEAIAAVDAGEGVIILTDLFGGTPSNLAISLLDAGRVEVIAGINLPMLIRLAGARKTMGVVEAVEAAQSAGRTYITVASELLGDDRSAPRKASGGSG